The Heliorestis convoluta genome includes the window GCAACGAAAAGTCATAAAAATGTGATATGTCAACTGAACTGGGAAAATGCTTTTGAAGTCTACAAAAAAGTGGTAGAAAAAGATGCTGCCATTACATTGACGAAAGATAATTTTTTTGATGTAGCGAAAGGATATCCTTTTGGTTTGGTGAAAGAAAACCTAGAATGCATCGTTCGTGATCCCATTGCAGTGAATGAAGAAGGTCACTTGATTTGTGTTGGAGAAGTTCCTGAAGATGCCACTTTAGATATCTTAAAAGGGGAAAACAAAGAACTCATTGATGCAGCTGCTCAAGCAGCAGCAGACTGTTTTCGAGACCCAAAAAGTCATTATAGTGGCTGTTTAATCTTCGACTGTATCTCCCGAGTTCTTTTTATGGAAGAAGATTTTGAGCGTGAGTTGTCTGGTGTATTAGAAATTGTGCAAAAAGAGGTATCGACTCTTCCTGTGGGTGCCCTAACGCTTGGAGAAATATCTTCCTACGGTGATGGGTTTTTGGAGTTTTTCAACAAAACAATGGTAGTAGGGATACTTTATGAAGGATGACAATATTTTCAAAGATCTAACAGTGCTTTATGAGATGGCCTTATCGATTGGGCAGTCTTTAGATCTTGAAAAAAATTGTGATAACTTTTTGAAAATTTTAATGGCCCGTAAAAATTTAAGTTTTGCCTCCGTTTGGATACGAGAAGACAAAATCATTCCCCAGGGTGAAAAGAACAATCTTCTTCTCACCTATGGCAAGCCTCGCTACTTTGTTCGAGAACGTATTATCAATGAGTGTGAGCAATTACGAGATTTTTTTCAAGGGAGAAAATATCTACCCATTTCTTATGACAACCCCTACTTTAGGCACTTTGTTCATGAAAATAATATTAAAGGTGGGACCTATGTCATATTTCCGCTCGCTGACCTTGGCTACTTAAAGCTCTATACCATGCAAAATCAGCTCCGTTTTTTTGAAGAGCGAGAGATTAACCAGCTGGAGAAAGTGATGAAAAAGTTTGCCATATCTCTAGAGGGTTGCCTATCTCACCAAAAGCTTGTAATAGAAATTGCAGAGCGGAAAAAGGCAGAGCAGGAACTATCGACTTTGAATGAAACACTGGCAGAGAAGATTGAGCAGGAAGTGACAAGGAGTCGACAAAAAGATATTATATTACAAAGACATGCTCGACAAGCAGCCATGGGAGAAATTATTAATTCAATTGCACACCAGTGGAGACAACCGCTCAATAGCATTAGCTTGGCTGCTTCTAACATTTTGCTCGATCTGGAATTAGAAGAAGATCCAGAAGAAATTAAGAAGTCCTGCGATTTTATCTTAAAACTTACAGAAGATATGTCTAACACGATTACCGACTTTATGGACTTCTTCCGTCATGACAAGGAAAAAAGCGAAGTACTAATTGAAGATATTTTTCAAGATATTGCGGGGATGCTGCAAGCGCAATTGTTTAGTCATAATATTATGTTTACCTGGCAGGTTGAAGCAGGTCTTAGGATGGTGACCTACAAAAAAGAACTACAGCAAATCCTGCTTAACTTAATCACAAACTCCATTCAGGCTTTTAAGGATAGATCATTGCTAGAAAAAAGGGTTGAAGCACGGGTTCATAAAGATGGCAGCTACATTATCGAACTGCGCGATAATGCCGGTGGCATACCAGAAGAGATAATCGAGAAAATTTTTAACCCCTATTTTACAACAAAAGAAAAAGGGCAAGGCACAGGGCTAGGCCTATCTATCTGCAAAAGCATTGTCGAAGACAGCTTACGTGGTGAGATAAGCGTATGTAATGAAGGCGAGGGTGCTTTCTTTCGGATTAAACTGCCAACGGATCGAGATTTCTTAACAGCATAGAGTAGACACCAAGGGAGAAGAAGGGGAATAAAGACTATGCTTAAAGAGTTAAAAGAAAAAGCGAAGAAGCTTTCTGTTCTACTTGTAGAAGATGATGAAAACATAAGAATGCAGATGGAGCGGATTTTGAAACGCTTTTTTCAGAAAGTCTATATTGCTGAAGATGGAGAGAAAGGCCTAGAACTATTTAATAGTAAGACAAAGCAGATAGATCTAATTCTCACCGATATTGCTATGCCTAATATGAATGGTCTCGATATGATACAGGCCATGGGAGAAAACCGCTATGATCAGCCCGTCATAATGATTTCAGCACACAATGATAGTGACAATCTTTTAAGAGCCATTACAGTAGGTGTGGACGACTTTATAATCAAGCCTGTCAACGTAGATAAGCTTATGCAAGTACTACATAAAGTGATTCTTGAGCAAGAAAAAGAAAAAAAGTTAAAACAATTGGCCAAACTGTCCATAGACAACGTAACAGGCTTGCCCAATCGTTTTGCCTTATCACAAGATCTAGAGGAAAAGAACCCTTTAGCTCTCATGCTTTTGAATATAGATTTTTTCAAAGAAGTTAACAATGTCTATGGCTTTTCCAATGGTGATAAATTGATTTGTGAAATGGCCAGACGCATTAAAAAGCACGTCGACGATAAGAACTACAGCTGCTATAGCCTACAGGGAGACGAATTTGTCATTTTGTTAGAAACAGATCAAGAAAGTGATTCTTTTACCGTGTATTCCTGTGCTGAAGAAATGGTAGAGCTTATAAAAAAATTAGAGAGTGAGCCTTTTGAGATCGAAGGATGGGAGATCTTCCGTAACTTTACGGTCGGTATTGCCTGGAACGACAAAGGTGATAGCTCCGATCTCCTACGGCAAGCTGATATTGCGTTGAATCAAGCCAGAGCAGACAATAAAAAATGGGCCATCTATAAAGAAAATCACAGTATTTTTAAAGAGTATGAGAACAATATTCACTGGTTAAAAAAGATCAAAGAAGCAATTCAAAATGAAGGCGTTCTTTTGTACTTTCAGCCCATTGTAGACAATACCAGCGGCCAAATTACAAAATATGAATGTCTCGTTCGGCTCCGTGATCAAGATGGGGTTATTCATAGCCCCAATGTCTTCTTGCCGATTGCGAAAAAGACAAAGACGTACTTGCTGATTATGAAAGAAGTGATTCGAAAAGCCCTTCAATGTTTTAGAGACAGCACTTCTGATTTCTCGATTAACTTATCGGTGGAAGATATTTTAAACCAGGAGATGCGTGAGTATATTTTTCAGCAGATAGATAGCCATATGGATGTAGCTCCGAGACTGATATTTGAGATTCTTGAATCGGAAGGAATCGATAATTACGAGCAAGTGATCGAGTTCATTGAAGAAGTGAAAAAAAGAGGATGCAAGATTAGCGTTGATGACTTTGGCACGGGCTATTCAAATTTCTACCATGTCATACAGCTAGATGTTGACTACTTGAAGCTTGATGGAACTTTGATTAAAAATCTTCATTGTGATGATAATGCAAAAGCAGTTGTAGAATCGATCGTTGACTTTGCCAATAAGTTAAATATAAAGACCGTTGCTGAGTATGTGCACTGTGATGAGGTCCAGGAACGAGTTCGTCAGTTACAAGTGAACTATTCGCAAGGATACTACATAGGGAAACCGGAAAGTTGCCCTCTTCCAAAATATTCAGAAGACAATAAAATAGAAAAAAGAAGCCAAAGCTCACCCTGATCAGGGTGAGCTTTGGCTTTTACAGATACTTATATCGTATACAAAATACTATATCCAAAAGAATGATATTTGCCTAACTTTTAGCAATTAATTATACAAAAAGCCTTTACAAATATAACCTTAAAGAAGGATAATAAAAAGAAAGCATAAAAAATAGGGAGAGAGGTTGCAGTGTAATGAGACGAATGGGATATCCAAATAAGCAAGGTCTATATGACCCTCAATTTGAGCATGATGCCTGTGGCATCGGGGTGGTTGCTCATATTAAAGGAAAAAAATCACATAGCATTGTTCAACAAGCGCTCACTGTATTGCTCAATCTCGATCATCGAGGGGCTCGTGGCAGCGATGCCAACACAGGCGATGGTGCTGGAATTTTAATGCAGATCCCTCATGATTTTTTCCGTGAAGCTTGTAGTCAACTCGGTTTTCAATTGCCTGAGCCTGGTAAGTACGGTATCGGCATGCTCTTTCTATCGCCGGACCAGAAGGAACGTGAACAATGTCAGCAGGCTTTAGAACGTATTATCAAAGAAGAGGGGCAGCACTTGCTAGGTTGGCGTGCTGTGCCAACCGATAATAGCACCTTAGGGACTTGTGCCAAAGAGGTGCAACCTTACATTGCCCAGGTTTTTGTTGAATCTGCTAACCCTTGTATCGATCCGTTGACTTTTGAGCGCAAACTTTATGTGATTCGCAAGCGAGCAGAAAAGGAGATTCGCCGTGATGGCATGGCCGGTGGTGAATTTTTCTATGCAGCAAGCTTTTCTTCTCGAACGATTGTGTATAAAGGAATGTTGGCGCCAGAACAAGTGGATCGGTTTTACCTTGAACTACAAGATCCTTCTTTGGAGACTGCCATTGCCCTTGTCCATTCTCGTTTTAGCACCAATACCTTTCCCAGTTGGGAGAGAGCCCATCCTTACCACTACATCATTCACAACGGTGAAATTAACACCTTACGGGGCAATGTGAACTGGATGCATGCCCGCCAAGCACTCTGTCGCTCTGAACTATTCGGTGATGATATGGCAAAAATTTTGCCAGTCATTGACAACGACGGCAGTGATTCGGCCATGTTTGACAACTGCTTTGAACTGCTTGTTCTTGCGGGACGAGAATTGCCCCATGCGGCTATGATGATGATTCCAGAGCCTTGGGCCAATCATGAAAGCATGCCAGAAAAGATTCGCGCTTTTTATGAGTATCATAGTTGCCTTATGGAGCCTTGGGATGGCCCAGCAGCCATTGCATTCACCGATGGAAAAGTTATTGGAGCTTCTTTAGATCGCAACGGTTTGCGACCTGCTCGCTATTATGTAACCGACGATGATCTGATCGTACTTGCTTCTGAAGTAGGTGTCCTCGATATTGCTCCTGAAAAAATCGTTTGTAAAGAACGCTTACATCCCGGGCGAATGCTTGTTGTAGACACAGAGCAAGGGCGGATTATTACAGATGAGGAAATCAAGAATCAATATGCATCAGCCCAACCCTATGGCCAATGGCTTCAAGAGCACTTAATAGACTTGAAAGATTTACCGGAGGCGCCTTCTTTCTATGAAGAAAGGCATGTTGATAATCGTCAAACACCTTCTTGTCTCGATATTTTGACGCGTCAACAGGTATTTAATTATACCTACGAAGTTTTAACAAAGGTCTTAGAACCTATGGCGAAAAACGGCGTTGATCCCGTTGGTTCCATGGGCTATGATGGGCCGCTTGCTGTTTTGTCTGAAAAATCTTGCCTACTTTATGATTACTTTAAGCAACTTTTTGCTCAGGTTACCAATCCACCAATTGATGCCATTCGAGAAGAGTTGATTACTTCTACGATAACGACCATTGGTTCTGAGAAGAACTTGATTGACCCAGAGCCAGAAAGCTGCCGCCACATAAGCCTCCAAACGCCCATTTTAAGCAATGCAGAATTGGCCAAACTTCGCCATATCAATCGCAGCGGTTTTCATGCTTTGACTTTGCCAATTCTTTACCCTGCTGGTAGTGGTGGAAGGGGCTTAGAAGAAGCTCTAGAGTCATTGTTTCAAGCAGCCGATCGAGCAATTGATGAAGGAACCAACTTACTTATTCTTTCCGATCGCGCTATCAATGAGCAAATGTCACCCATACCTGCTTTGCTGGCCGTAAGCGGATTGCACCATCATTTAATTCGTCAGGGAACGCGCACTCGTGTTGGCTTACTTGTAGAATCAGGAGAGCCTCGAGAAGTACACCATTTCTCTGTGCTTATCGGCTACGGAGCCAGTGCCATTAATCCTTATCTGGCTTTTGAAACGATCGAAGACATGGTAAGGCAGGGCCTATTAACGGGTGTGACATCAGAACAAGCGGTGAAGAACTACATCAAAGCAGCCACCAAAGGCGTTGTAAAAGTCTTGTCTAAGATGGGCATATCTACCATTCAGAGTTACCGTGGTGCTCAGATTTTTGAAGCATTGGGCATTCACAGTACCGTCATTGATAAGTACTTTACGTGGACGGCTTCTCGCATTGGCGGTATTAGACTCAACGAGATTGCCCAAGAAGTAGAGATGCGACATCAAAGTGCATTTGTCAGTGTAAAAGGCTGTGAACGCAGCCTTGACTCCGGCTCTGATCTACAGTGGCGCCATGATGGAGAAGAACACCTTTTTAATCCAGAAACGATTCAAATGCTGCAACAGTCCTGTCGCAACGGTGATTATCAACTTTTCAAAAAATACTCTCAATACCTAGACGAGGAAACAACAAGGCGAAGTAAATTGCGTGGTTTTTTTCAGTTCAAAAAAGGTTCCTCTATTTCCATCGACGAGGTAGAGTCTGTCGAGTCGATTTGTCGCCGCTTTAAGACCGGTGCTATGTCCTACGGCTCGATCAGCAAAGAAGCGCACGAAGCCATGGCAATTGCAATGAATCGCATTGGGGGAAAAAGCAATACCGGTGAAGGTGGGGAAGAAGCAGATCGCTTTACAGCCGATGCCAATGGAGACAGCCGACGCAGTGCCATAAAGCAAGTAGCTTCGGGTCGCTTTGGTGTAACCATTCATTATCTGGCCAATGCCGATGAAATTCAGATCAAAATGGCCCAAGGCGCAAAACCGGGTGAAGGTGGCCAGTTGCCTGGTGGCAAAGTCTATCCCTGGGTAGCCAATTGCCGAAATTCTACACCAGGCGTAGGTCTCATATCTCCACCACCCCATCATGATATCTACTCTATCGAAGATTTGGCCGAGTTGATTCACGATCTAAAAAATGCCAATCCGAAAGCGCGAATTAACGTAAAGCTTGTTTCTGAAGTGGGTGTTGGTACCATTGCCGCCGGTGTGGCCAAAGGTCGAGCTGACGTTGTTCTGATTAGCGGCTATGACGGAGGTACCGGTGCCTCGCCACGAACCAGTATTAAGCATGCGGGACTCCCTTGGGAATTGGGGCTGGCTGAGACACACCAGACGCTGGTGCTGAATGATCTACGCAATCGGATTGTTGTTGAAACCGATGGCAAGCTGATGACAGGACGCGATTTGGCCATTGCAGCATTGCTAGGTGCCGAAGAGTATGCTTTCGGTACAGCCGCTCTCGTCGTCTTAGGTTGTGTCATGATGCGCGTTTGTCAGCTTGACACATGCCCCGTCGGTGTGGCGACACAAAATCCCGAACTACGCAAAAACTTTCAGGGGTAACCAGAACTAGTCGTACGGTTTAACTAACGTTATACGGTACCTTAGTTTTTTAACGTTTCAGAGACGCACTCCGCAATCGGATTGTTGTTGAAACCGATGGCAAGCTGATGACAGGACGCGATTTGGCCATTGCAGCATTGCTAGGTGCCGAAGAGTATGCTTTCGGTACAGCCGCTCTCGTCGTCTTAGGTTGTGTCATGATGCGCGTTTGTCAGCTTGACACATGCCCCGTCGGTGTGGCGACACAAAATCCCGAACTACGCAAAAACTTTCAGGGGAAACCAGAACATCTGGTTAACTATATGCATTTTATTGCCCAAGAAATGCGCGAAATCATGGCAGAATTGGGTTTTCGCAGTGTCAATGAAATGATTGGCCGTACTGATAAACTGGAAGTAGGCGAAGCAATGACTCGCTGGAAAGCGACGGCCCTTGATTTGACGCCCTTACTGTATCAGCCTACTCTTTCTGAAAATGTAGGCTCTTATTGTCAGGTAGAACAAGATCACGCTCTTGATCAAGCCCTTGATCGTCAACAGTTGATGGATCTTTGCCGCCCTGCTTTGGAAAAAGGAGAAAAAGTGGAAGCTCGCTTGCCGATTTGCAATATCAACCGTGTTGTCGGTACCATGGTCGGGCATCAAGTAACAGAGCGCTATGGCGTCAATGGACTGCCTGAAGATACTATTTCATTAGAATTTACTGGCTCGGCCGGTCAAAGTTTTGGCGCTTTTGTACCACCTGGTATGACGCTGGAACTGGAAGGAGATGCCAACGACTATGTAGGCAAGGGGCTATCAGGCGGAAAGATTATCGTCTATCCACCTCGCGAAGCTTCATTTGTAGCGGAAGATAACATAATTATTGGCAACGTCGCTTTTTACGGTGCCACAGCCGGAGAAGCTTACATCCGTGGTATCGCAGGAGAACGGTTCTGTGTACGCAACAGCGGTGTAAAAGCGGTTGTAGAAGGTCTGGGCGATCACGGTTGTGAGTATATGACCGGAGGCCGTGTTGTCGTGCTGGGAGAGACTGGCCGGAACTTTGCAGCTGGCATGTCTGGCGGAATTGCCTATGTGCTTGATCAAAGCGGTGAATTTGCTAGACATTGTAATCAAGACATGGTTTTGTTAGAAGATCTTGTTGATAAGCAAGAAATTACAGAAGTTCGGAATATGATCGAGAATCATGCAGTCTATACGGATAGCTCTGTAGCGAAGAGAATCCTTCAAAATTGGAATGCGATGCTACCTTCCTTTGTACGCGTCATTCCGAAAGATTACAAGCGAATGCTCGAAGCCATCGAGCGAGCCTGTCAGGCTGGTTATTGCGGCGACGAAGCGATTATGGCTGCCTTTGAAGAAAACAAGGGCGACTTGTCCCGTATCGGCGGCAATTAATAACCTGCTGTATGCTGTAATTTAGAAAGTTTGGAGGAATAGCTGATGGGAAAACCAACCGGTTTTATGGACTACCGACGAGAATTGCCGTCCGATCGGTCTCCGCAAGAGCGCATTCAAGACTGGCGGGAGTTTCATCTGTCACTTTCAGAAGAAGAGCTGAAAAGACAGGGCGCTCGTTGTATGGCCTGCGGTACCCCTTACTGTCATACAGGGATCATGATCAATGGTAGTGCTTCAGGTTGTCCGATTCATAACTTAATTCCTGAATGGAACGATCTGGTCTATCGTGGTTTATGGAAAGAAGCATTGCAACGATTGCTACGTACCAATAACTTTCCCGAATTTACAGGTCGAGTTTGCCCCGCTTTATGTGAAGGCGCTTGTACAGCTGGCCTGGTAGAAGAAGCCGTTACAATTAAGAATATTGAATGTTCCATTATAGATAGAGCTTTTGACGCAGGTTGGGTTGTTCCTCAACCACCTCAACAGCGCAGCGGCAAAAGAGTAGCCGTCGTTGGCTCCGGTCCTGCCGGACTAGCCTGTGCTGATCAATTAAACAAAGCAGGCCACAGCGTAACAGTCTTTGAGCGGTCTGATCGTGTTGGTGGATTGCTCACCTATGGCATTCCCAATATGAAGCTTGACAAAAAAGTGGTGCAACGCCGTGCCGATCTTATGAAGGCAGAAGGTATCGTCTTTGTTACGAATACAGAAGTAGGAAGAGATATAGAAGCGAAAAAGCTTCAGGAAGACTTTGATGCGATTGTCCTTTGTGGTGGTGCAACGGAACCTCGAGATTTACCTGTTGAAGGGCGACAACTACAAGGAATTTATTCGGCTGTGGAATTTCTCACAGCCGATACTCGCAGCCTCCTCGATTCGAATCATAGCGATGGTCGCTTTATTTCAGCGGCAGAGAAAGATGTTATCGTCATCGGAGGCGGCGATACAGGCACTGATTGTGTGGCAACTTCACTGCGCCATCGCTGTCGCAGCGTTTTACAATTCGAAATCATGCCAGAATTGCCTTCCGCTAGAAAGGAGAGCAATCCTTGGCCGGAGTTTCCCCGCATCTTAAAAGTTGACTATGGCCAAGAAGAAGCAGCGGCTCTCTACGGTGCCGATCCAAGGCAATACTGTATAATGACCAAAAAATTTGAAGGTGACGAACAAGGTCGAGTAAAAGCGGTTCACACCGTACAAGTAGAGTGGGTCCAAGGAGAGACGGGGCGATGTATGCCACAGGAAATTGCAGGGACAGAAAAAGTATGGTCAACAGAGCTTGTTCTATTGGCAATGGGCTTTACGGGACCTGAGAAGCTCTTGCTCGATCAACTTGGCATAGAGCGAGACGAACGTTCCAATGCAAAAGCACCTTATGGTACCTATAATACCAATGTAGAAGGTATTTTCGCAGCCGGTGATATGCGACGTGGTCAAAGTCTCGTCGTCTGGGCCATTCATGAAGGCAGAGAAGCAGCGCGGGAATGTGATCGCTATCTGATGGGAGAAACGTATCTTCCTTAAACGAAAATAGTTCAGTAAAAAAGACCTGCAGAAGAGAAACTCTTTTGCAGGTCTTTTACATATGAAAGTCTATGAAACGTCATTCCTTTCTTTGCATCAAGCAAAATAAACTTTGCCTGCTCCAAAGAAAGCATCTTAAATAAAGCGCAAAACTTGTTGATAAATATGGGGTAGCGGTACTTTAATATCAGCATAACCTGCTTCATGAACTGCTTTTGGCATACCATAGACGATACAAGATTCTTCTGCTTCCACAATGACAGTGCCTTGATAGTGCTTTACTTTTTTGCAACCTTCCATGCCATCGTTCCCCATGCCTGTTAAGATAACCGTTAATAAGTTTTCACGATAAATGGGAGCCGCCGAAAACAATGTAATGTTAATGGAAGGCTTATACAGATGAGACTCTGACTCTGTTGTGTAAACATGAAAATATACAGAGCCATCTTGGTCTTGCTGTAGCCGGGTCTGAAAGCCAGCAGGACCAATATAGATGCGCCCGGGTAGTAAGTACTCACCTTTTTCCGCTTCTTTTACAGGAAGCTGACAAAAATTATTAAATCGCTCAGCCAGTGCTTTGGTAAACCCTTCTGGCATGTGTTGCAAGACTACGATAGGAATGGCTGTATCTTTGGAAAAGCGAGGAAGAATCGATTGCAGGGCTGAGGGCCCACCGGTGGAAGAGCCAATAATAAGGAGTTTGCAGGCGCCGTTGACGAATGGTTTTTCTCGAACCGTTACAACTTTTTTCTGCTCTACAAAGGACTCTTCTTGCGCTTGCAAGGCAAGCTTTTCTTTTTTGATACTAGCTTCTTTGGCCAGGGACTTAATGCGATGGAGAAAGTCTGCAATAACAGCAGGATTGGCACAATCACTGACCAAGTGGCTTTTCAGAATGACGTCCACAGCACCGAGCTCTAAAGCTTTGATCGTGCTCTGGGCTCCTTCTTCCGTATGATTGCTTAGCATAACAACTGGCACGGGGCACTTTTTCATAATCACTTCAAGGGCTTCTAAGCCGTTCATTTCAGGCATTTCTAGGTCCATGGTTACCAGATCAGGCTGTAATCGTTCAATTTTTTCAATAGCGTCTCTGCCGTTTCTAGCGATGGCAATTACGAACAAGGCGGGATCTTTTTCTATGATCAAGCTAATGCATCGACGCATAAAAGAAGAGTTGTCAACGACCAGAAGGCCATATTTTTTCACGGGCACTCTCCTTTTCTACGGTAGTAAAAGACAGAGGATTGATAGATTGTCTCAAAAGCTCTGCTTGTACCCGTGATGGTTTCAGCGTGTCCAAGAAAAAGATAGCCCCCTGGCTTCATAATGTCTGCAAAAGAATTGACAATTTTTTGAATCGCTTTTCCATCAAAGTAGATTAATACATTTCTGCAAAAGAGAATATCTATCTTTTCCATCTTTCCAACAAGATAGGGGTCGAAAAGGTTGAGTCTTCTAAACTCAATCATTTCTTTTACTTCGTTAATAATTTGATACTCTTCTTCTTGTGGGAGAAAATATTTACGAAGCATTGTGTCTGGCATCTTACGAAAAGATAGAGATTTCTTGTGGTAAAGACCACTTTTTGCTTTTTGAAGAATTTTTGGATTAATATCAGAGGCAATAATTTGAACGGCACCCGGTGGGAAAAGAGCTTTTTCTTTAATAAGCATGGCCAAGGTATAGGGCTCTTCTCCGCTAGAACAAGCAGCGCTCCAGATCCGAAGGGGTTGATGAACACTTCGATTTTGATACTGAAGTAATAGCTTCTGAAATTCTTCTAAGACTTTATCTTCTCGAAAAAAGTAGGTCTCATTGACTGTAATGAGCTCAATAAGTTTATCCCATTCTGTATCTTTGGTTTTTAAATAGGTTGCGTATTCGCTGCTAGTTAGACCTAGTTCTCGAAGTCGACTAGCAATCTTAGAAGAGAGTGTGGCTTCTTGCTTCCTGTAATCGATGCCGCAGTGTTCATAGATCATTTTCGATAAATGTGCCAGCCCTATTTGATCCATAAACGACACCTACCTACCCTTATAGTAATGAATTAGTTTTCATTTCCTTCTAATGCATGTAAAGCTTCTTTGATTTCTTTCGTATAGTGGATAAATTCTTTGCTGGCTAGAATGCTCTGTTCTAATACTTTGCTGTTTTTTGCAGCCATTTTTAACTCTGCAAGCAATGTGCCTACTTGATCTATCTCAGCCCCTTGGCTATCTATGGTGTTATGAACATCTTCAACTTGTTCTGACAAACCTGCAAGGTGACGCGTTAAATCTTCTATCTTCATCGCTTGTTCTTTCATGGCTGCTGTAATCTGGCGGACTTGATCCTTCGTGTTTGCCACGGCTTTCGCATTCGTAGTGACTACGTTGGCTTGCTCTTCTGTTGCAGCAGCAATTTCGGCAGCTTGGTTCGTTACTTTTTCGGCGGCGCCTGTAATATTGCGGCCTTCTTTGGCTTGTTCTTTAACAGCAGTTGTGATTTGACGAACTTGTTCGCGAGCATTGTTAATCCCTGCTACGATTTCAGCAGCGCTAGCTGTCTGCTCTTGAATGGCTTGGCGAACTTGTCTTACTTGATTGGTAACAGAAGAGACAGCATCAACGATATGCTTGCCTTGTTGTGCTTGCTCTTTGACGGCCACCGTAATTTGTCGGACTTGCTCTCTGGCACTGACGACGCCTACTATGATATCTTCAACGCCTTTGGCTTGTTCTAGTGTAACCTGGCTCGTTTGTTCTGTCTGGTTTTTCACATTTTCCATGGAAAGGGCAATGTTTTTGCCTGCCTTGGCTTGTTCTTGCATGGCTACGGTAATTTGTCGCACTTGTTCGCGAGCATTGCCGACACCCTTGATCACTTCTTCGGCACCAGCAGCTTGTTCTTTAATAGCAAGGGTGACCTGGGTGGTCTGGTTGCGCATCATCTCTACGGAGTGAACAATGTTTTTACCTTGGAGAGATTGCTCTTGCATAGCTACATTAATTTGTCGTACTTGTTCCCGAGCACTGCCTACACCTTTAATGACTTCTTCAGCCCCGATAGCTTGCTCTTTAACAGCCGCTGATACTTGAGCAACTTGGCGAGCTACATTTTCAACGGCACCTACAATGGTCTGTCCTTGACTCGCTTGCTCTTTTGTCGCCACTGTAATTTGACGTACTTGTTCCCGAGCGTTGCCCACACCTTTAACAATGCTTTCTACGCCAACTGCTTGCTCTCTCGTAGCATCTGTCACCATCGTAGCTTGATCGTTTACGGCTTTGACAGCGTCAATAATGCGAGTGCTATCTTTTCGCTGATTTTCTGTGGCAGAAGTGA containing:
- the gltB gene encoding glutamate synthase large subunit; this translates as MRRMGYPNKQGLYDPQFEHDACGIGVVAHIKGKKSHSIVQQALTVLLNLDHRGARGSDANTGDGAGILMQIPHDFFREACSQLGFQLPEPGKYGIGMLFLSPDQKEREQCQQALERIIKEEGQHLLGWRAVPTDNSTLGTCAKEVQPYIAQVFVESANPCIDPLTFERKLYVIRKRAEKEIRRDGMAGGEFFYAASFSSRTIVYKGMLAPEQVDRFYLELQDPSLETAIALVHSRFSTNTFPSWERAHPYHYIIHNGEINTLRGNVNWMHARQALCRSELFGDDMAKILPVIDNDGSDSAMFDNCFELLVLAGRELPHAAMMMIPEPWANHESMPEKIRAFYEYHSCLMEPWDGPAAIAFTDGKVIGASLDRNGLRPARYYVTDDDLIVLASEVGVLDIAPEKIVCKERLHPGRMLVVDTEQGRIITDEEIKNQYASAQPYGQWLQEHLIDLKDLPEAPSFYEERHVDNRQTPSCLDILTRQQVFNYTYEVLTKVLEPMAKNGVDPVGSMGYDGPLAVLSEKSCLLYDYFKQLFAQVTNPPIDAIREELITSTITTIGSEKNLIDPEPESCRHISLQTPILSNAELAKLRHINRSGFHALTLPILYPAGSGGRGLEEALESLFQAADRAIDEGTNLLILSDRAINEQMSPIPALLAVSGLHHHLIRQGTRTRVGLLVESGEPREVHHFSVLIGYGASAINPYLAFETIEDMVRQGLLTGVTSEQAVKNYIKAATKGVVKVLSKMGISTIQSYRGAQIFEALGIHSTVIDKYFTWTASRIGGIRLNEIAQEVEMRHQSAFVSVKGCERSLDSGSDLQWRHDGEEHLFNPETIQMLQQSCRNGDYQLFKKYSQYLDEETTRRSKLRGFFQFKKGSSISIDEVESVESICRRFKTGAMSYGSISKEAHEAMAIAMNRIGGKSNTGEGGEEADRFTADANGDSRRSAIKQVASGRFGVTIHYLANADEIQIKMAQGAKPGEGGQLPGGKVYPWVANCRNSTPGVGLISPPPHHDIYSIEDLAELIHDLKNANPKARINVKLVSEVGVGTIAAGVAKGRADVVLISGYDGGTGASPRTSIKHAGLPWELGLAETHQTLVLNDLRNRIVVETDGKLMTGRDLAIAALLGAEEYAFGTAALVVLGCVMMRVCQLDTCPVGVATQNPELRKNFQG
- a CDS encoding two-component system response regulator; this translates as MLKELKEKAKKLSVLLVEDDENIRMQMERILKRFFQKVYIAEDGEKGLELFNSKTKQIDLILTDIAMPNMNGLDMIQAMGENRYDQPVIMISAHNDSDNLLRAITVGVDDFIIKPVNVDKLMQVLHKVILEQEKEKKLKQLAKLSIDNVTGLPNRFALSQDLEEKNPLALMLLNIDFFKEVNNVYGFSNGDKLICEMARRIKKHVDDKNYSCYSLQGDEFVILLETDQESDSFTVYSCAEEMVELIKKLESEPFEIEGWEIFRNFTVGIAWNDKGDSSDLLRQADIALNQARADNKKWAIYKENHSIFKEYENNIHWLKKIKEAIQNEGVLLYFQPIVDNTSGQITKYECLVRLRDQDGVIHSPNVFLPIAKKTKTYLLIMKEVIRKALQCFRDSTSDFSINLSVEDILNQEMREYIFQQIDSHMDVAPRLIFEILESEGIDNYEQVIEFIEEVKKRGCKISVDDFGTGYSNFYHVIQLDVDYLKLDGTLIKNLHCDDNAKAVVESIVDFANKLNIKTVAEYVHCDEVQERVRQLQVNYSQGYYIGKPESCPLPKYSEDNKIEKRSQSSP
- a CDS encoding sensor histidine kinase, coding for MKDDNIFKDLTVLYEMALSIGQSLDLEKNCDNFLKILMARKNLSFASVWIREDKIIPQGEKNNLLLTYGKPRYFVRERIINECEQLRDFFQGRKYLPISYDNPYFRHFVHENNIKGGTYVIFPLADLGYLKLYTMQNQLRFFEEREINQLEKVMKKFAISLEGCLSHQKLVIEIAERKKAEQELSTLNETLAEKIEQEVTRSRQKDIILQRHARQAAMGEIINSIAHQWRQPLNSISLAASNILLDLELEEDPEEIKKSCDFILKLTEDMSNTITDFMDFFRHDKEKSEVLIEDIFQDIAGMLQAQLFSHNIMFTWQVEAGLRMVTYKKELQQILLNLITNSIQAFKDRSLLEKRVEARVHKDGSYIIELRDNAGGIPEEIIEKIFNPYFTTKEKGQGTGLGLSICKSIVEDSLRGEISVCNEGEGAFFRIKLPTDRDFLTA